The Dethiosulfovibrio peptidovorans genome window below encodes:
- a CDS encoding 30S ribosomal protein S13 encodes MARIAGVDLPREKRVEIGLTYIFGIGLTTSQRILATTGVNPDTRVKDLTEDETQKLRSEIQNNYTVEGDLRREVTMNIKRLMDIGCYRGIRHRQGLPLRGQRTKTNARTRKGPKRTVAGKKK; translated from the coding sequence ATGGCCCGTATCGCAGGAGTCGATCTACCCCGTGAAAAAAGAGTTGAGATTGGCCTTACCTATATTTTTGGAATTGGTCTGACCACGTCCCAGCGTATTTTAGCCACAACGGGTGTTAACCCTGACACCAGGGTGAAAGATCTCACCGAGGACGAAACCCAGAAACTTCGTTCTGAGATCCAGAACAACTACACCGTGGAGGGGGATCTTCGCCGAGAGGTGACCATGAACATCAAGCGTCTCATGGATATCGGATGTTATCGGGGTATCCGCCATAGACAGGGACTTCCTCTCCGGGGTCAGCGGACCAAGACAAATGCCCGTACCAGAAAGGGTCCGAAGCGGACCGTCGCCGGCAAGAAGAAATAG
- a CDS encoding 50S ribosomal protein L36, which yields MKVRSSVKPICEYCRIIKRRGVVRVICSRNPRHKQRQGARR from the coding sequence ATGAAAGTCAGATCTTCGGTCAAACCGATATGCGAGTATTGTCGAATCATTAAGCGGAGAGGTGTGGTCAGGGTCATCTGCAGCCGCAACCCTCGGCATAAACAGCGTCAGGGAGCGAGGAGGTAA
- a CDS encoding translation initiation factor IF-1 — protein sequence MANKDDVIQVRGVVVEPLPNAMFRVKLENDHKILAHVSGKMRMHFIRILPGDRVLVELSAYDLTRGRIIYRYK from the coding sequence ATGGCCAATAAAGACGATGTAATCCAAGTTCGAGGTGTAGTCGTAGAGCCCTTGCCTAATGCCATGTTTCGTGTCAAGCTTGAGAATGACCACAAAATACTGGCCCACGTTTCAGGTAAGATGAGAATGCATTTCATTAGAATCTTGCCAGGGGATCGGGTTTTAGTCGAGCTTTCGGCGTATGACTTGACAAGAGGTCGAATCATCTATAGATATAAATAG
- the map gene encoding type I methionyl aminopeptidase, producing MISIKKPHELEKMRRAGAIAADVLMLLKEMIRPGITTAAIDQAAEDYIRRSGATPSEKGYRVPGIPTPYPASVCASVNDQVVHGIPSENCRLEDGDIVSIDVMACYEGYHGDCCYTYAVGEISQSRRDLLNITRESLDRAIHMARAGNTLGHIGHAVESLVIPAGYGLVREYSGHGIGKRPHEAPMVPNYGRPGRGITLKSGMTIAIEPMVMSGREDLINGEDGWLVSTADGSDAAHFERTVHITEGEPEILTPWED from the coding sequence ATGATATCCATCAAAAAACCCCACGAGCTGGAAAAAATGCGCCGGGCTGGTGCCATCGCTGCGGATGTACTCATGCTTCTCAAGGAGATGATTCGGCCCGGCATCACGACGGCTGCCATCGACCAGGCGGCGGAGGACTACATTCGTCGTTCCGGCGCGACGCCCTCCGAGAAGGGATATCGAGTTCCTGGGATCCCCACCCCTTATCCTGCGTCGGTGTGTGCCTCGGTCAACGATCAAGTAGTTCATGGGATCCCTAGCGAAAACTGTCGTCTTGAGGACGGCGACATCGTCAGCATTGACGTTATGGCCTGTTACGAGGGGTATCATGGAGATTGTTGCTATACCTACGCTGTAGGTGAGATCTCCCAGTCGAGGCGGGACCTCTTGAACATTACCAGAGAGAGTTTGGATAGGGCTATCCATATGGCCCGAGCGGGCAATACCCTGGGGCACATCGGACACGCCGTGGAATCTTTAGTTATCCCGGCTGGCTACGGTTTGGTCCGTGAATATTCGGGGCATGGTATAGGGAAGCGCCCACACGAGGCTCCCATGGTTCCGAACTACGGCCGACCAGGTCGAGGCATCACCCTGAAAAGTGGTATGACGATTGCCATTGAACCTATGGTCATGAGTGGCCGTGAGGACCTGATCAACGGAGAGGACGGGTGGCTGGTTTCCACTGCCGACGGTTCCGATGCAGCTCATTTTGAAAGAACGGTGCATATCACCGAGGGAGAGCCCGAGATCCTGACACCCTGGGAAGACTGA
- a CDS encoding adenylate kinase: protein MRLILLGPPGAGKGTQAEAVMKRHDVAHISTGDILRANVKVDTDLGRKAKAFMDRGQLVPDDLIVHMMERRLQEPDCSKGFLLDGFPRTVPQAESLDAMLRRLDLVLDGVVLLDVDDETVVKRLSGRRMCQGCSKIYNVTFKPSSKGDRCDQCDGQLYQRDDDREEVIRNRLAVYHKQTAPLIAYYDARGELYRIDAVDGDSVPDRVDEIVRRS from the coding sequence ATGAGACTTATACTGTTGGGGCCTCCCGGGGCAGGCAAGGGTACCCAGGCGGAGGCCGTTATGAAACGTCATGATGTGGCTCACATTTCCACTGGTGATATCCTTCGGGCCAACGTCAAGGTCGATACCGACCTGGGACGGAAAGCCAAGGCTTTTATGGACAGGGGGCAGCTTGTCCCTGACGATCTTATCGTCCATATGATGGAACGCCGCCTTCAGGAACCCGACTGTTCCAAGGGCTTTCTCCTGGACGGATTTCCTCGAACTGTTCCTCAGGCTGAATCTCTGGATGCCATGTTGAGACGGCTGGATCTTGTCCTTGATGGTGTCGTCCTCTTGGACGTGGATGACGAGACGGTGGTCAAGCGCCTTTCGGGGCGTCGGATGTGTCAGGGGTGCAGCAAAATATATAACGTAACCTTCAAGCCGTCCTCCAAGGGGGATCGATGCGACCAGTGTGATGGTCAACTCTACCAACGGGACGACGACAGGGAAGAGGTTATCAGAAATCGACTTGCGGTCTATCACAAGCAAACTGCGCCCTTGATCGCGTATTACGACGCTCGTGGAGAGCTTTACCGGATCGACGCTGTCGACGGAGACTCGGTGCCAGATCGGGTGGACGAGATCGTCAGGCGGTCCTGA
- a CDS encoding preprotein translocase subunit SecY has product MLDSFRDAFRLPDLKRRILFTMGMLFVFRLGAHIPTPGINPDAMSHLFEGGGVLGFLDMFAGGALRRFSIFALGVAPYINASIVMQLLVVVFPALEKMQKEGPEGQKKILQITRLSTVGFAAIQATGMVFWLQRVGVFSGGALGMIVAILTIVAGAVAVMWLGEEVSDHGIGNGISMIIYAGIVARLPEAVIRTWNMLRLGELHVLTLLLALLVMLVVVAGCILLQEGQRRLPVQYAKKVVGNKVYGGQSTFIPLKVNQGGVMPIIFASSILIFPYTVLKFFSGDAVTVLQRLLAPGSWLYSVLYVMLIVFFAYFYTAMVFNPSDIANNMKKYGGFILGIRPGKPTSDYIERVMSRITLGGATFLAVIALIPTVMTNIMGITTFYFGGTAVLIVVGVALDLVHQVEGQLLMRHYEGILKRRGGAGAGLLRF; this is encoded by the coding sequence GTGCTTGATTCCTTCCGCGATGCCTTCAGGCTTCCCGACCTTAAGCGGCGAATCCTCTTCACCATGGGGATGCTCTTTGTCTTCCGGCTTGGAGCTCATATTCCCACTCCAGGCATCAACCCGGATGCCATGTCCCACCTTTTTGAAGGTGGTGGTGTCCTTGGCTTTCTGGATATGTTTGCCGGTGGTGCCCTGAGGCGTTTCAGCATCTTTGCCCTGGGGGTTGCACCGTACATTAACGCCAGCATCGTCATGCAGCTTCTGGTTGTGGTCTTCCCTGCCCTGGAGAAAATGCAGAAGGAAGGGCCGGAAGGACAGAAAAAGATCCTTCAGATCACCAGACTCAGTACCGTGGGCTTCGCCGCTATTCAGGCGACTGGTATGGTCTTCTGGCTTCAGCGGGTTGGTGTTTTCTCAGGGGGCGCTTTGGGAATGATCGTGGCCATACTCACCATCGTTGCCGGGGCTGTGGCTGTTATGTGGCTTGGCGAGGAAGTCTCTGATCACGGTATAGGGAACGGTATCTCCATGATCATCTATGCCGGGATCGTAGCTCGGCTTCCTGAGGCCGTTATTCGAACCTGGAACATGCTTCGTCTCGGTGAGCTCCATGTCCTGACGTTGCTCTTGGCTCTTCTGGTCATGTTGGTGGTGGTTGCCGGTTGTATCCTTCTTCAGGAGGGGCAGAGGCGGTTGCCGGTTCAGTACGCTAAAAAGGTCGTCGGGAACAAAGTTTATGGGGGCCAGAGCACCTTCATCCCATTGAAGGTCAACCAAGGCGGGGTTATGCCTATCATCTTTGCCTCGTCGATTCTGATCTTCCCGTACACGGTTCTCAAGTTCTTCTCTGGAGACGCGGTCACCGTTCTCCAGAGGCTGTTGGCACCGGGAAGCTGGTTGTACTCTGTGCTCTACGTCATGCTTATCGTGTTTTTCGCCTATTTCTACACTGCGATGGTCTTCAATCCCAGCGATATTGCAAACAACATGAAGAAATACGGAGGGTTTATCCTGGGAATCCGGCCAGGCAAACCCACCTCGGATTACATTGAGCGGGTCATGTCCCGCATCACATTAGGTGGGGCTACGTTCCTGGCCGTCATCGCCCTGATACCTACGGTGATGACAAACATTATGGGAATAACCACCTTCTACTTCGGCGGTACAGCGGTCCTCATCGTCGTCGGTGTTGCTCTGGACCTGGTTCATCAGGTGGAAGGTCAGTTACTCATGCGTCACTATGAGGGAATCCTCAAGCGTCGAGGCGGAGCTGGCGCTGGTCTCCTGAGGTTTTAG
- a CDS encoding 50S ribosomal protein L15, with translation MNLNDLHPAPGSKRKPKRVGCGIGCGNGKTSGRGHKGQKSRSGGGVRPGFEGGQMPLVRRTPKRGFNNARFATTYQVVNLDRLENKFDAGAVISAVELAEHRLIHDKGGCVKILAKGNLTKAFTVRANAFSAEAVKKIEAAGGKAEVI, from the coding sequence GTGAATCTCAACGATCTTCACCCCGCACCGGGGAGTAAAAGAAAACCCAAACGAGTCGGGTGTGGTATAGGATGTGGCAACGGAAAGACCTCCGGTCGAGGACATAAAGGGCAGAAGTCCAGAAGCGGCGGCGGGGTTCGTCCCGGATTCGAGGGAGGTCAGATGCCCTTGGTTCGTCGGACACCGAAGAGAGGTTTCAACAACGCTCGTTTTGCCACTACTTATCAGGTAGTGAATTTGGATCGTTTAGAGAACAAGTTCGACGCTGGTGCTGTTATATCGGCGGTCGAGTTGGCCGAGCATAGGCTGATCCACGACAAGGGTGGGTGTGTCAAGATCCTGGCAAAGGGGAACTTGACCAAGGCTTTTACGGTGCGAGCCAATGCGTTCAGTGCCGAGGCCGTTAAAAAAATTGAGGCAGCTGGCGGGAAAGCCGAGGTGATCTGA
- a CDS encoding 50S ribosomal protein L30: protein MASKLRITWKKSTIGRPGKQGRIVKALGLKKLNSTVLHDDTPAIRGMVAKIPHLVECVRVED, encoded by the coding sequence ATGGCAAGCAAATTGCGTATTACTTGGAAGAAGAGCACTATCGGCCGTCCCGGCAAGCAGGGTCGGATCGTGAAGGCCTTGGGACTCAAAAAACTGAACTCGACGGTGCTTCATGACGACACTCCTGCCATTCGGGGTATGGTGGCCAAGATCCCTCACCTGGTCGAGTGCGTTCGGGTTGAGGACTAA
- a CDS encoding 30S ribosomal protein S5, translating into MNGRQSNSDMLERVVAINRVSKVVKGGKRFRFSVLVVVGDGDSKVGVGMGKAREISEAVRKGIDAAKKDLRVVKKVGKTLPHPIVGRFGSAEVLLKPAAPGTGVIAGGVVRAIMELGGVKDVLTKVVGRTNNPINVARATLNAVGAMRTPDEILALRGKKRAQETA; encoded by the coding sequence ATGAACGGTAGACAGTCCAATTCCGATATGTTGGAGCGGGTCGTTGCCATCAACAGGGTCAGCAAGGTCGTTAAGGGAGGTAAACGCTTTCGCTTCAGCGTCTTGGTTGTGGTCGGTGATGGCGACTCCAAGGTCGGTGTGGGTATGGGCAAGGCCCGAGAGATATCCGAGGCCGTTCGAAAAGGTATCGACGCTGCTAAGAAGGATCTTCGGGTTGTCAAGAAGGTCGGCAAGACCTTGCCTCATCCTATAGTGGGTCGTTTCGGCTCTGCCGAGGTGCTTCTGAAGCCTGCTGCACCTGGTACGGGAGTCATTGCTGGCGGTGTTGTCCGGGCTATTATGGAGCTTGGTGGGGTGAAGGACGTTCTCACCAAGGTCGTGGGGCGGACGAACAACCCTATCAACGTTGCTCGGGCGACCCTGAACGCCGTGGGAGCTATGAGGACTCCAGACGAGATCTTGGCGCTTCGTGGTAAGAAGCGCGCTCAGGAAACGGCGTAA
- a CDS encoding 50S ribosomal protein L18: protein MIKTKNRNTMRVVRHRRIRNKVNGTAERPRMSVFRSLNEMYVQVIDDTVGHTLVSASTLDKALKSELSKHGNVAAAKAVGELLARRALEKGITEVVFDRGGHMYHGRVKALAEAAREAGLKL from the coding sequence ATGATCAAGACGAAAAATAGAAATACCATGAGGGTCGTTCGGCATCGTCGCATTCGGAATAAGGTGAACGGTACGGCCGAACGTCCTAGAATGTCGGTCTTTCGGAGTTTGAACGAGATGTACGTTCAGGTTATCGATGATACCGTTGGGCATACCTTGGTCTCAGCCTCCACCCTTGATAAGGCTCTTAAAAGCGAGCTCTCAAAGCACGGGAACGTGGCAGCAGCCAAGGCCGTTGGAGAGCTTCTGGCTCGTCGGGCCTTGGAGAAGGGGATCACCGAGGTTGTCTTTGATCGCGGCGGTCATATGTATCATGGCCGGGTAAAAGCCCTGGCCGAGGCCGCCCGCGAAGCGGGCCTGAAGCTCTAA
- a CDS encoding 50S ribosomal protein L6, with amino-acid sequence MSRIGRKIISLTGGAGVTVSDDSIVVKGPKGELSMPTVQDISLEMSDGSVSVVRANEMKKTKAAHGMVRAMVQNMVVGVTDGYERKLEIVGVGYRAQMQGKDLVLNLGFSHPVVYPAPKGIEFTTDGPTKISVKGIDKQLVGQVAAEIRGYRPPEPYKGKGIRYEGERVIRKAGKAGAK; translated from the coding sequence ATGTCGAGAATCGGACGAAAGATCATCTCCTTAACCGGCGGAGCCGGGGTGACCGTTAGCGATGACAGTATCGTCGTTAAGGGGCCCAAGGGAGAGCTCTCTATGCCGACTGTCCAGGACATTTCTCTTGAGATGTCCGATGGATCGGTCAGCGTGGTGCGAGCGAACGAAATGAAGAAGACCAAGGCCGCCCATGGGATGGTGCGAGCTATGGTCCAGAATATGGTCGTCGGTGTTACCGATGGCTATGAGAGAAAGCTGGAGATCGTTGGGGTGGGTTACAGGGCTCAGATGCAGGGGAAGGACCTTGTCCTGAACCTGGGGTTCTCTCATCCGGTGGTGTATCCTGCCCCTAAGGGCATTGAATTCACTACGGACGGTCCCACCAAGATCAGTGTCAAAGGCATTGATAAGCAGCTTGTTGGTCAGGTTGCTGCAGAGATCCGGGGCTATCGTCCCCCCGAGCCCTACAAGGGCAAAGGGATTCGTTATGAGGGCGAGCGCGTGATCCGCAAGGCCGGTAAAGCCGGAGCCAAGTAA
- a CDS encoding 30S ribosomal protein S8: MYVNDPIADMLTRIRNANMVYHESVDIPISKMKLSIAKILKGEGYVRNYKVINDPKKSYGVLRVFLNYGPNKERVIQGLRRVSKPGRRMYVGKDKLPKVMGGLGIAIISTSNGLKTDAEARVSGFGGEVVCYVW; this comes from the coding sequence ATGTACGTTAACGATCCTATCGCGGATATGCTCACGAGAATCAGGAATGCCAACATGGTCTACCATGAATCGGTAGATATTCCCATCAGCAAGATGAAACTCTCTATCGCCAAGATCCTCAAGGGCGAGGGCTATGTCCGCAATTACAAGGTCATCAACGATCCGAAAAAAAGCTATGGGGTTCTGAGAGTCTTCCTCAACTACGGACCCAATAAGGAACGGGTTATTCAGGGCCTGCGCCGAGTGAGCAAGCCCGGTCGCAGGATGTATGTGGGTAAGGACAAGCTGCCCAAGGTTATGGGTGGCTTGGGTATCGCGATCATCTCCACCTCCAACGGTCTCAAGACCGACGCTGAGGCCAGAGTCAGCGGCTTTGGTGGCGAAGTTGTTTGCTACGTCTGGTAG
- a CDS encoding type Z 30S ribosomal protein S14 yields MARKAMEHKATLTPKFKVRKYNRCPLCGRVHGFMRKFEMCRCCFRKLAREGKIPGIVKSSW; encoded by the coding sequence ATGGCCAGAAAAGCCATGGAACACAAAGCGACTTTGACACCTAAGTTCAAGGTCCGAAAATACAATCGATGCCCTTTGTGCGGCCGTGTGCATGGTTTTATGCGGAAGTTCGAGATGTGCCGCTGCTGTTTCCGCAAGCTGGCCCGGGAAGGTAAGATCCCCGGGATTGTCAAATCCAGCTGGTAA
- a CDS encoding 50S ribosomal protein L5, whose protein sequence is MKPRMLQKYMDETVPALQKEFGYGNPMEIPRLVKVAINIGVGEGKQDVKYVNAAMAELATISGQRPMIKRAKKSIAGFKLREGAPVGCAVTLRGSRMWEFVDRLISVVLPRIKDFRGVSAKAFDGRGNYNLGLKEQIIFPEIDYDKIVVSKGMNISFVSTANTDEEGMALLSGLGMPFAK, encoded by the coding sequence ATGAAACCTCGTATGCTTCAAAAATACATGGATGAAACCGTTCCGGCTCTGCAGAAGGAGTTTGGATACGGGAACCCTATGGAGATACCCCGACTGGTCAAGGTTGCCATCAACATCGGTGTGGGTGAAGGTAAGCAGGATGTGAAATATGTCAACGCTGCTATGGCCGAGCTGGCAACCATTTCGGGGCAGCGTCCCATGATCAAGCGTGCTAAAAAATCCATCGCTGGCTTTAAGCTCCGGGAGGGCGCGCCTGTAGGCTGTGCTGTAACCCTTCGGGGATCTCGGATGTGGGAGTTCGTCGATCGTCTCATCAGCGTGGTACTTCCCCGAATCAAGGACTTCCGGGGCGTCTCTGCCAAGGCTTTCGATGGGCGAGGTAATTACAATCTGGGGTTGAAAGAACAGATTATCTTCCCCGAGATCGACTACGATAAAATCGTGGTGTCTAAGGGGATGAATATCTCCTTTGTCTCCACGGCGAACACCGACGAAGAGGGAATGGCCTTGCTGAGTGGCTTGGGCATGCCCTTTGCCAAGTAG
- a CDS encoding 50S ribosomal protein L24 — MNRLKKGDRVRVISGKDKGKEGKVLKVLAARGMIVVEGVNMASKHVKPSQKNPQGGIVKQENPIYACKAMLVCPTTGKPTRVGHAFLENGRKVRIAKVSGEIVDQV; from the coding sequence ATGAATAGATTAAAAAAAGGTGATCGTGTCCGTGTGATCTCTGGGAAGGATAAGGGCAAGGAGGGGAAGGTTCTCAAGGTCCTTGCTGCTCGAGGTATGATCGTTGTTGAGGGAGTCAACATGGCTTCAAAACACGTCAAACCCTCTCAGAAGAACCCCCAGGGTGGTATCGTCAAGCAGGAGAACCCAATCTATGCTTGTAAGGCTATGCTGGTCTGTCCTACCACGGGCAAACCCACCAGGGTTGGTCACGCTTTTCTTGAGAACGGTCGAAAAGTCCGTATCGCCAAGGTAAGCGGCGAGATCGTCGACCAGGTGTAA
- a CDS encoding 50S ribosomal protein L14 has protein sequence MIQLRTVLNVADNSGAKKIMCIQVVGGSRRRWGAVGDVIVASVKEAIPNSNIPKGKVVKAVIVRTSKEHRRADGSYVRFDDNAAVIIDNNGDPRGTRIFGPVARELRARKYMRILSLAPEVV, from the coding sequence ATGATTCAGCTTCGTACCGTTCTCAACGTTGCTGACAACTCCGGTGCCAAGAAAATCATGTGTATCCAGGTTGTAGGCGGAAGTCGTCGTCGTTGGGGTGCTGTGGGAGATGTTATTGTTGCGTCGGTCAAGGAGGCCATTCCCAACAGTAACATTCCTAAGGGGAAGGTCGTCAAAGCGGTCATCGTTAGGACGAGCAAGGAGCATCGGAGGGCTGATGGATCCTACGTCCGGTTTGACGACAACGCTGCCGTCATTATTGACAACAATGGGGACCCCAGAGGAACCCGTATCTTCGGCCCTGTCGCCAGGGAACTTCGAGCCAGAAAGTACATGCGTATTCTTTCCCTGGCGCCCGAAGTAGTGTAA
- a CDS encoding 30S ribosomal protein S17 encodes MENRTPHRKTRVGIVVSDKMDKSISVQVIRHAMHPLYGKRIIKSKKFIAHDEENTCRMGDKVLIGEERPLSKTKRWSLVRIIERAPVLGGTAESKEEA; translated from the coding sequence ATGGAAAACCGTACCCCCCATCGTAAAACCCGTGTTGGGATTGTCGTTAGCGATAAGATGGATAAATCCATTTCCGTACAGGTGATCCGGCACGCCATGCATCCTCTTTATGGTAAGAGGATTATTAAGTCAAAGAAATTCATCGCCCACGACGAGGAGAATACCTGTCGTATGGGTGATAAGGTCTTGATTGGCGAAGAACGCCCTTTGAGCAAGACCAAGCGTTGGTCGCTCGTCAGGATTATTGAGAGAGCTCCCGTTCTCGGTGGCACTGCCGAGTCTAAAGAGGAGGCGTAG
- a CDS encoding 50S ribosomal protein L29, which produces MDAKSLRDLTIDELQEKHRQFKEELFNLRFQNAIGQLKNTSRIGDVKKTIARVLTVVHEKERGLGISGRR; this is translated from the coding sequence ATGGATGCCAAGAGTCTGCGTGATTTAACCATCGATGAGCTCCAGGAGAAACATCGTCAGTTCAAAGAAGAGCTCTTTAACCTGAGATTCCAGAACGCCATCGGTCAGCTCAAAAACACGAGTCGGATCGGAGACGTCAAGAAAACCATCGCCAGAGTCCTTACCGTCGTTCACGAGAAAGAACGTGGTCTTGGAATCAGTGGAAGGAGGTAG
- a CDS encoding 50S ribosomal protein L16 yields MLMPKRTKWRRPHREKLKGDTKGGAYVAFGEFGLQALECGYITARQIEATRIAITRKLRKGGKVWIRIFPDVAYTKKPLETRMGKGKGSPEYWVAPVKRGRIMFEVAGVSREIVERAFRTASYKLPIKVRLVAREGLGGE; encoded by the coding sequence ATGTTAATGCCCAAGCGTACAAAATGGCGTCGACCTCATCGGGAGAAGCTCAAAGGCGACACCAAGGGGGGGGCATACGTGGCCTTTGGTGAGTTCGGTCTTCAGGCTTTGGAGTGTGGATACATCACCGCCCGTCAGATTGAGGCCACTCGTATAGCTATAACCCGAAAGCTTCGTAAAGGTGGTAAGGTTTGGATTCGGATTTTCCCTGACGTGGCCTATACGAAAAAACCTCTTGAAACCCGTATGGGTAAGGGGAAAGGGTCGCCCGAGTATTGGGTGGCTCCTGTCAAAAGAGGCAGGATCATGTTTGAAGTGGCGGGAGTTTCCCGCGAGATCGTAGAGAGGGCCTTCAGAACAGCCTCCTACAAGCTTCCCATCAAGGTGCGGCTTGTGGCACGAGAAGGTTTGGGTGGTGAGTAA
- a CDS encoding 30S ribosomal protein S3, translating to MGQKVHPIGYRIGIIRDWESRWFADGKNYAKNLHEDLRLRDWIKARWEGANISRVEIERIGKVLRFSIWTARPGVVIGKGGAEIQKVKEELQALTGSRVMINVQEIKNPEVEAQLVAENVAAALEHRVSFRRAMKQSIFRTMKAGGKGIKIQCAGRLGGAEIARTEWYNEGQLPLSTLRADIDYGLAEAKTMYGVIGVKVWIYRDEKAINTPAPRQPRRGRREGGRS from the coding sequence ATGGGTCAGAAAGTACACCCTATTGGATATCGAATCGGAATTATTCGAGACTGGGAGTCTCGCTGGTTCGCTGATGGTAAGAACTACGCCAAGAATCTCCACGAGGACTTGAGGCTTCGGGATTGGATCAAAGCCCGCTGGGAAGGCGCTAACATCTCTCGGGTCGAGATTGAGCGGATCGGCAAGGTTCTCCGCTTTTCTATTTGGACCGCCCGGCCTGGTGTAGTTATCGGAAAGGGCGGCGCCGAGATCCAGAAAGTCAAGGAGGAACTTCAGGCCCTGACTGGCTCTCGGGTTATGATCAACGTTCAAGAGATTAAAAACCCCGAGGTCGAGGCTCAGCTTGTGGCAGAAAATGTCGCTGCGGCCTTGGAGCACAGGGTCAGCTTCCGACGAGCTATGAAACAGTCCATCTTCCGGACCATGAAGGCAGGAGGTAAGGGCATCAAGATCCAGTGTGCCGGCCGTTTGGGTGGTGCCGAGATAGCTCGGACTGAATGGTATAACGAAGGTCAGCTTCCTCTGTCGACCCTGAGAGCCGACATCGATTATGGCTTGGCCGAAGCTAAGACCATGTACGGCGTCATCGGTGTCAAGGTGTGGATCTATCGAGACGAGAAAGCCATCAACACCCCTGCGCCTCGTCAGCCCAGGCGGGGCCGTAGAGAGGGGGGGCGTAGCTGA